The genomic DNA ACTCGTACCGACGATGGGCTTTCTCCATGAAGGTCACGCAGCACTGATTGAAGAAGCAAAACAGCATGCTGATATCGTCGCGGTCAGCATATTCGTCAACCCGCTGCAGTTTGGCCCGGACGAGGACTACGACAGCTACCCTAGAGATCTTGAGCGCGATTTAAATATTTGCGAACGCCACGGTGTGGATATTGTTTTCCATCCGACGGCCGGTGAAATGTATCCTGATGAGATGGAGTTTACAATCGGTATTAAATCAATGGCGGGTATACTGGACGGCGTTAAGCGTCCGGGACACTTCGAAGGTGTTGTTACAGTGGTCGGCAAGCTGTTTAACATCATCCGGCCGGACATTGCAGTATTCGGTCAGAAAGACCGTCAGCAGCTGATGATTATCGAGCGCTACGTCGAAAACTTCAATGTGCCAGTTAAAATTGTCGGCGTACCGACTAAGCGCGAAGAGAGCGGTCTTGCGAAAAGTTCACGTAATGTGTATTTAAGTGAGACGGAGTTTGAAGAAGCAGCTGAAATTCATGCAGCGTTGACGAATGCAGCCGAACAGATTCAAAGCGGTACCGTCAGTGCGGATAAAGTGAAGTCGTTTATCAGGCTTCATATTGAACAGCGGACAGGCGGTAAGGTGGATGATCTTGCGATTCATGCGGCGCACGACCTTAAGACCGTTGATAATATCGACCGGGATGTTATCATATTTATTGCAGTGCAATTTGAAAAGGCACGGTTAATCGATAACTTATACGTCAGCATCTAATGGAGGAATAATATGGTACGGCGAATTACGGCACTATTAATTGTATACGCATCATTGTTTTTAATCGTACCGGCCGTACAATCCTACGATTTTCGGGACGGACTGACGGGGGATTATTTTAATCACTGGCTCGAACAGAACGTAATTCCAAGTTACGATACGACAAAAATAGAACAGGTCCACGGGACTCAGGAAACGAATATTAACTATTCGCTCGGAGCTTCATTCAGAGTGGAGGACGAGCCCGTAATCAATTCAGAATACGAAGGCAGCTTCGCTGTAATGAATCAGCCGGGTGCATTTCATATGCTTCTCGTAAGAGACGGTATAATTACAGGCGGCTACACCAGTTCGGGTGATGTCTCCATCGGGCAGATGAGCATCGGCGGTATGAATCAGGCGAAACTGCGTGAAGTATACGGAGAACCGGTGGATTATATACGTAAGCAGTGGAAGCGTCTGAAAGTCGACCATGACGAATACGACGTGTTCGATGTCGGCAACTACTATGCATA from Jeotgalicoccus saudimassiliensis includes the following:
- the panC gene encoding pantoate--beta-alanine ligase; protein product: MEHTSEIREVRALLDKKRDKTIALVPTMGFLHEGHAALIEEAKQHADIVAVSIFVNPLQFGPDEDYDSYPRDLERDLNICERHGVDIVFHPTAGEMYPDEMEFTIGIKSMAGILDGVKRPGHFEGVVTVVGKLFNIIRPDIAVFGQKDRQQLMIIERYVENFNVPVKIVGVPTKREESGLAKSSRNVYLSETEFEEAAEIHAALTNAAEQIQSGTVSADKVKSFIRLHIEQRTGGKVDDLAIHAAHDLKTVDNIDRDVIIFIAVQFEKARLIDNLYVSI
- a CDS encoding CAP domain-containing protein, which translates into the protein MVRRITALLIVYASLFLIVPAVQSYDFRDGLTGDYFNHWLEQNVIPSYDTTKIEQVHGTQETNINYSLGASFRVEDEPVINSEYEGSFAVMNQPGAFHMLLVRDGIITGGYTSSGDVSIGQMSIGGMNQAKLREVYGEPVDYIRKQWKRLKVDHDEYDVFDVGNYYAYFFYDIHDGYRANGMLIINKDEVIEINDIYNNPPQENNELMHYYLVNATRSEYGYSALERDPAADAAAYHHSRDMAVNNYFDHDSPDGRTLKDRLINGSVDFRLAGENIATGHTSPIFAHHSLMNSPSHRVNVLNDEFNYVGIGIEYSSENIPYYTENYIQR